A genomic region of Laspinema palackyanum D2c contains the following coding sequences:
- a CDS encoding antitoxin produces MQSYNISINPQNHGVSFEESESVLIADKLMEPEYPLLQMKRRPNPFAKPLKKEVTISLGIDVIEYFEKMAQEEGLSYQEVINLYLQDCVTTARREM; encoded by the coding sequence GTGCAGTCCTATAATATCTCGATTAATCCCCAAAATCATGGTGTTTCTTTTGAAGAATCTGAATCAGTTTTAATCGCAGATAAACTCATGGAACCAGAATACCCACTTTTGCAAATGAAAAGGAGACCGAATCCTTTTGCCAAACCTTTAAAAAAAGAAGTCACAATTTCTCTGGGAATTGATGTAATCGAATATTTTGAGAAGATGGCGCAAGAAGAAGGCTTGTCTTATCAGGAAGTCATTAATCTTTACCTACAAGATTGCGTCACTACCGCACGAAGGGAAATGTAG
- a CDS encoding DUF4079 domain-containing protein, whose translation MDLSEVLEPIASQFRSLGMPEPIVHWGHPLMMGIVIFVLGSYVGWSGWQGRVAADKDAAIKGRSDHRKLAPWMFLFMALGYTGGVLSLVMQRQPILESPHFWTGSILLVLLALNGAMSLGFQGDRLTLRAAHAYLGTVALGLMLVHALLGLKLGLSI comes from the coding sequence ATGGATCTCAGCGAAGTCCTTGAACCGATCGCCAGTCAGTTTCGCAGTTTGGGAATGCCTGAGCCGATTGTCCATTGGGGACATCCCCTCATGATGGGGATTGTGATATTTGTACTGGGCAGTTATGTCGGTTGGTCCGGATGGCAGGGACGAGTGGCAGCGGATAAGGACGCCGCAATTAAGGGCCGCAGCGACCACCGCAAACTTGCCCCTTGGATGTTTCTATTTATGGCACTGGGTTATACCGGAGGGGTTTTATCTCTGGTGATGCAACGACAGCCGATTTTAGAAAGCCCTCATTTCTGGACGGGTTCTATATTATTGGTGTTGTTAGCTCTCAATGGTGCGATGTCTTTGGGATTTCAAGGCGATCGCCTCACCCTCCGGGCCGCTCATGCCTATTTAGGAACCGTGGCCCTAGGGCTAATGTTAGTTCATGCTCTGCTGGGATTAAAATTGGGTCTATCTATATAG
- a CDS encoding ComEC/Rec2 family competence protein, whose protein sequence is MTSAPLVVLCLAYILGLLCTAFTWGGVVVLTLTGAIAAVLLLKVPFPRRIEVLKAGLQPRIWLIAGAIGFLATLYLPLREPQIGVNDISRFVAPADAPSQQQLVNVFGKVTSEPRLTRSNRIQFWFEPNQVIEIVGTSGSGGSDTAKTQTVTGKLYVTVPLLQGTGLYPGQRVEVTGRLYLPQPAANPGGFDFQAYLAREGTFAGLAGRQVNFLPSDRPQNWGMWQLRRRILRAQVRGLGVPEGPLLSAMVLGRRAVDLGHDIRERFIQVGLAHVLAASGFHVAVILGLVRAVTRRFSEKAQFGYGAAVLIIYVFVTGGSPSVLRAALMGCAALLAPLMQRQVNALGSLLLAATFLLIWNPLWIWDLGFQMSFLATLGLLVSTPPVLKRLDWLPPTIASLIAVPIAVSVWVLPLQLYNFGVLAPYSIGLNIVLSLPLAGITLGGFISAIAAAIWPLAGTAIAWLLYYPLKFTIAIVEFVSQLPGNSIATGTLSIVQLVILYGIVVSVWLIPWLHQKRRWLLGLLFAVGLVVVPVFYARTTVFQITALATRGDPVLVVQDRGKAIVINSGDDATARYSVLPFLRQQGVNQIDWAIATTPVNYRSGWYQVLDSLRVRLFSSPQIGPNETSDRPLLANLSDRKGSYHPLPIGQTLAVGKTAVQVVSLRPPVVQFQIQNQMWFLLGDLNPSEQSHLATAGSLLATENDESPLRVLWWSGEQLAPYLIEALEPSVAIASNDEIDPETERLLRRRNIQIYAIGREGAIQWNARDGFGSTLDPRDNENLFL, encoded by the coding sequence ATGACTTCTGCCCCTTTAGTCGTTCTGTGTTTAGCCTACATTTTAGGATTGCTCTGCACCGCTTTTACCTGGGGAGGAGTGGTGGTCCTGACTTTAACGGGAGCGATCGCCGCTGTACTCTTGCTAAAAGTGCCATTTCCCAGACGCATTGAAGTCCTAAAAGCCGGGTTACAACCGAGAATTTGGCTAATTGCAGGAGCAATCGGGTTTCTGGCAACCCTCTATTTACCCCTGCGGGAGCCACAAATTGGCGTGAATGATATCAGCCGGTTTGTGGCTCCCGCAGATGCCCCCAGTCAGCAGCAACTGGTGAACGTCTTCGGCAAAGTCACCAGTGAACCCCGATTAACCCGCAGCAACCGCATTCAATTCTGGTTTGAGCCGAACCAAGTGATTGAAATTGTCGGGACTTCTGGAAGTGGGGGAAGCGATACGGCAAAAACCCAAACCGTTACCGGCAAGCTCTATGTCACGGTTCCCTTACTTCAAGGGACTGGCTTATATCCGGGTCAACGGGTGGAGGTAACGGGTCGATTGTATTTGCCTCAACCGGCAGCGAATCCGGGAGGGTTTGACTTTCAGGCTTATTTGGCTAGAGAAGGGACTTTTGCCGGGTTAGCAGGACGGCAGGTGAATTTTTTGCCGAGCGATCGCCCCCAGAATTGGGGAATGTGGCAACTGCGACGGCGGATTCTGCGTGCTCAAGTCCGGGGATTGGGAGTACCAGAAGGTCCGTTGCTCAGTGCAATGGTGTTAGGCAGACGCGCCGTTGATCTGGGTCATGACATTCGCGAACGATTTATACAGGTGGGTTTAGCCCATGTTCTAGCTGCTTCCGGGTTTCATGTGGCGGTCATTTTAGGATTAGTGCGGGCCGTCACCCGCCGGTTTTCTGAGAAAGCCCAATTTGGATATGGCGCAGCAGTTTTAATCATCTATGTGTTCGTAACTGGGGGTTCACCATCGGTTTTACGAGCCGCATTAATGGGTTGTGCGGCGTTACTGGCTCCCTTAATGCAGCGTCAGGTCAATGCTTTGGGGTCTCTGCTATTGGCAGCGACCTTTTTGCTGATTTGGAATCCCCTGTGGATTTGGGATTTAGGATTTCAAATGAGTTTTTTGGCGACTCTGGGATTGTTGGTATCCACTCCCCCCGTTTTGAAGCGGTTGGATTGGTTACCGCCCACGATCGCCTCTTTGATTGCGGTGCCGATCGCTGTATCGGTGTGGGTGCTACCCCTGCAACTTTATAATTTTGGGGTGTTAGCTCCTTATAGTATTGGATTAAATATTGTGCTGTCGTTACCTTTGGCGGGGATTACTCTGGGGGGATTTATCAGTGCGATCGCTGCTGCAATCTGGCCTCTAGCTGGAACAGCGATCGCCTGGTTACTGTATTATCCCCTCAAATTCACCATCGCCATTGTGGAATTTGTCAGCCAATTACCCGGGAATTCCATTGCCACAGGAACCCTTTCAATTGTGCAGTTGGTGATTCTCTATGGAATTGTGGTGTCGGTGTGGCTGATTCCGTGGTTACATCAAAAACGGCGATGGCTGTTGGGGTTGCTATTTGCGGTAGGTTTGGTGGTGGTTCCGGTGTTTTATGCCCGAACTACGGTATTTCAGATTACGGCCCTAGCAACTCGGGGCGATCCGGTGTTGGTGGTGCAAGATCGCGGGAAAGCGATTGTGATTAATAGTGGGGATGACGCGACGGCACGATATTCGGTGTTGCCGTTTCTGCGTCAGCAGGGGGTGAATCAGATTGATTGGGCGATCGCCACCACGCCAGTGAATTACCGGAGTGGGTGGTATCAGGTTTTGGATAGTTTGCGAGTGCGGCTGTTTTCTTCCCCGCAAATTGGCCCTAATGAGACCAGCGATCGTCCTTTGCTGGCCAATTTAAGCGATCGCAAAGGGTCTTATCATCCGTTACCCATCGGGCAAACCTTGGCAGTGGGGAAAACAGCGGTTCAGGTGGTGAGTCTGAGGCCCCCGGTGGTGCAGTTCCAGATTCAGAATCAGATGTGGTTTTTACTGGGGGACCTGAATCCATCGGAGCAAAGCCATTTAGCCACGGCGGGTTCGTTGTTGGCAACAGAGAATGATGAGTCACCTTTAAGGGTGTTGTGGTGGTCCGGGGAACAATTGGCTCCTTATTTAATAGAGGCGCTGGAACCGTCTGTGGCGATCGCCTCGAATGATGAGATCGACCCGGAGACAGAACGATTGCTGCGGCGACGGAATATTCAAATTTACGCGATCGGTCGCGAGGGGGCAATTCAGTGGAACGCCCGGGATGGCTTTGGATCAACCTTAGATCCTCGGGACAATGAAAATCTTTTCCTTTAG
- a CDS encoding CHAT domain-containing protein: MKPLFEQICGFLDDRNWHYQPDWEQQYLILEVEGLTVVVEASENGEFVKIFLPQLLTISTDHPHYEAALQTLLHLGWQYKLARWQRDPDDGEVRLQADLPLEDGELTEKQFWQTLEGTLQIAQQGREQLRRILEMGKDSPERTALFEALLQAEIKGCAEAVYQELDQRGRRLDPQLPDAARTFLQKFRTTGNQELEAAVVALIENIAIRLDSYPRGRREQNVAIAIQLYWLVLDARPPERLPDKWAQTQNNLGLAYSNLPTGDRAANLQQAIDCYERTLTIRKPDTAPLEWAMTQNNLGNAYKNLPTGDRAANLQQAIDCYQSALKVWKSDTAPLDWAMTQNNLGSAYLSLPTGDRADNLQQAIDCYQSALKVCKSDTAPLDWAMIQNNLGNAYKNLPTGDLAANLQQAINCYQSALTIRKPDTAPLEWAMTQNNLGTAYSDLPTGDLAANLQQAIDCYQSALKVWKSDTAPLDWAMTQNNLGNAYKNLPTGDLASNLQQAIDCYQSALTVWKPDTAPLEWAMTQNNLGTAYSDLPTGDLAANLQQAIDCYQSALTVWKPDTAPLDWARTQNNLGNAYLCLPTGDRAVNLQQAIKCYQSVLTVRKPDTAPSDYWAMTQNNLGNAYLYLPTGDRAVNLQQAIKCYQSALKVWKPDTAPSDWAMTQNNLGSAYLYLSTGDRAANLQRAIQYYEDALKVWKPETTPSDWAMTQNNLGAAYSNLPTGDLAANLQRAIQCYENALTVRKPDTAPLDWATTQNNLGTAYSDLPTGDLAANLQRAIQCYENAFTVWKTDTAPLDWATTQNNLGNAYSDLPTGDRAANLQRAIQCYENALTVRKPDTAPLDCLQTARNWANLEFNQGHWQQALKQYQTAIEAIEQSRRFALSEDRRQQIVRESIYVYENAIQAAINLDDIPTALEIVERVRAKRLVDLMATADLYADGNIPPQVQQWLQQLDRLDDQIAQKRNEFKDDSGETKEDGLKTRQLRAATTVSAEIAEIERQKQGILDQLSSVDEVVAKLRQVQPPKLSDFQPLLSEKTAILNFYTTDDDTHIFILRSGESQPRRFTCKGQGKKTLQRWLGETWAMPYLSDKTQWRKQMPDTLAEIAHRLELNRLITEHLQDMEELVIVPHLFLHQIPFVALPIHLSSPTGKGAGGEGYLGDKFLIRYAPSLQVLGFCHHRSQVSSTDYGTAENANDDLPFSGFEGLKVAELFKIDPQRRLIGAAATRQNYRKLLENINCLVSSHHAQSRFDNSQESGLYLSDGTISVSQLFSPGWRFPQLEEVFLSCCETGLFLPDSAIDEPVALSTGFLCAGARGVIASQWSIYDCSAALLSILYHEQRKQGFNRVRALQTAQQKMRQMTGAEFKQQYKEPVEEHLNAEKNRLLNRPLTSTRVYDAKRLIKQYANDKGCPFEHPVHWGALGCYGLG, translated from the coding sequence ATGAAACCATTATTTGAACAAATTTGTGGCTTTTTAGATGATCGGAACTGGCACTATCAACCGGACTGGGAACAGCAATACCTGATTTTGGAGGTGGAGGGTTTAACCGTAGTTGTAGAAGCATCAGAAAACGGGGAATTTGTCAAGATATTTCTGCCCCAATTGTTGACGATTAGTACCGACCATCCCCACTATGAGGCGGCTTTGCAAACCTTGCTGCATCTGGGTTGGCAATATAAACTGGCAAGGTGGCAACGAGACCCGGATGATGGGGAAGTGCGGTTGCAGGCGGATTTACCGTTAGAAGATGGCGAACTGACCGAAAAGCAGTTTTGGCAGACACTGGAGGGAACCCTGCAAATTGCCCAACAGGGACGAGAACAACTGCGGCGAATATTGGAGATGGGGAAAGATAGCCCGGAGAGAACAGCATTATTTGAAGCCTTGCTGCAAGCCGAAATCAAGGGATGTGCTGAAGCGGTTTATCAGGAATTGGATCAACGGGGTCGCAGACTTGACCCTCAATTACCTGATGCAGCTAGAACCTTTCTTCAAAAATTCCGCACCACAGGAAATCAGGAGTTAGAAGCAGCCGTCGTGGCACTGATTGAAAACATCGCTATTCGTCTTGATAGCTATCCCCGAGGTCGCCGAGAACAGAATGTAGCTATTGCCATTCAACTCTACTGGTTGGTACTGGACGCACGACCCCCAGAACGCCTCCCGGACAAGTGGGCGCAAACCCAAAACAACCTGGGTTTAGCCTACTCTAACCTGCCCACGGGCGATCGCGCCGCCAACCTGCAACAGGCCATCGACTGCTACGAAAGGACCCTCACCATAAGGAAGCCCGACACTGCCCCCTTAGAATGGGCGATGACCCAAAACAACCTGGGGAATGCCTACAAAAACCTCCCCACGGGCGATCGCGCCGCTAACCTGCAACAGGCCATCGATTGCTACCAAAGCGCCCTCAAGGTCTGGAAGTCCGACACCGCCCCCCTAGATTGGGCGATGACCCAAAACAACCTGGGTTCTGCCTACTTATCCCTCCCCACGGGCGATCGCGCCGACAATCTGCAACAAGCTATCGACTGCTACCAAAGCGCCCTCAAGGTCTGCAAGTCCGACACTGCCCCCCTAGATTGGGCGATGATCCAAAACAACCTGGGGAATGCCTACAAAAACCTCCCCACGGGCGATCTCGCCGCTAACCTGCAACAGGCCATCAACTGCTACCAAAGCGCCCTCACCATCAGGAAGCCCGACACTGCCCCCTTAGAATGGGCGATGACCCAAAACAACCTGGGGACTGCCTACTCTGACCTGCCCACGGGCGATCTCGCCGCTAACCTGCAACAAGCCATCGATTGCTACCAAAGCGCCCTCAAGGTCTGGAAGTCCGACACCGCCCCCCTAGATTGGGCGATGACCCAAAACAACCTGGGGAATGCCTACAAAAACCTCCCCACGGGCGATCTCGCCTCCAACCTGCAACAGGCTATCGACTGCTACCAAAGCGCCCTCACCGTCTGGAAGCCCGACACTGCCCCCTTAGAATGGGCGATGACCCAAAACAACCTGGGGACTGCCTACTCTGACCTGCCCACGGGCGATCTCGCCGCCAACCTGCAACAGGCTATCGACTGCTACCAAAGCGCCCTCACCGTCTGGAAGCCGGACACCGCCCCCTTAGATTGGGCGAGGACCCAAAACAACCTGGGTAATGCCTACTTATGCCTGCCCACGGGCGATCGCGCCGTCAACCTGCAACAGGCTATCAAATGCTACCAAAGCGTCCTCACCGTCAGGAAGCCGGACACCGCCCCCTCAGATTATTGGGCGATGACCCAAAACAACCTGGGTAATGCCTACTTATACCTGCCCACGGGCGATCGCGCCGTTAACCTGCAACAGGCTATCAAATGCTACCAAAGCGCCCTCAAGGTGTGGAAGCCGGACACCGCCCCCTCAGATTGGGCGATGACCCAAAACAACCTGGGTTCTGCCTACTTATACCTGTCCACGGGCGATCGCGCCGCCAACCTGCAACGGGCGATTCAATACTACGAAGATGCCCTCAAGGTGTGGAAGCCCGAGACCACCCCCTCAGATTGGGCGATGACCCAAAACAACCTGGGTGCTGCCTACTCTAACCTGCCCACCGGCGATCTCGCCGCTAACCTGCAACGGGCGATTCAATGCTACGAAAATGCCCTCACCGTCAGGAAGCCGGACACCGCCCCCTTAGATTGGGCGACGACCCAAAACAACCTGGGGACTGCCTACTCTGACCTCCCCACGGGCGATCTCGCCGCTAACCTGCAACGGGCGATTCAATGCTACGAAAATGCCTTCACCGTCTGGAAAACAGACACCGCCCCCTTAGATTGGGCGACGACCCAAAACAACCTGGGGAATGCCTACTCTGACCTGCCCACAGGCGATCGCGCCGCCAACCTGCAACGGGCGATTCAATGCTACGAAAATGCCCTCACCGTCAGGAAGCCCGACACCGCCCCCTTAGATTGTCTACAAACCGCTCGCAATTGGGCTAACTTGGAATTTAATCAAGGGCATTGGCAACAAGCCTTAAAGCAGTATCAGACTGCCATTGAAGCCATTGAACAATCTCGCCGTTTTGCCTTGAGTGAAGACCGTCGCCAGCAGATTGTCCGGGAGTCGATTTATGTTTATGAAAATGCCATCCAAGCCGCCATCAACCTCGACGACATCCCCACCGCCCTGGAAATTGTCGAACGGGTGAGGGCGAAACGCCTGGTAGACTTGATGGCAACCGCTGACCTCTACGCTGACGGCAATATTCCCCCCCAGGTGCAGCAGTGGCTACAACAACTCGATCGCCTCGATGACCAAATCGCCCAAAAACGCAACGAATTTAAAGACGACTCCGGGGAAACGAAAGAAGACGGACTCAAAACCCGCCAACTCCGCGCCGCCACCACCGTCTCCGCTGAAATTGCCGAAATCGAACGCCAAAAACAAGGCATCCTCGACCAACTTTCCAGCGTTGATGAAGTGGTTGCCAAACTGCGGCAAGTTCAACCCCCGAAACTCTCGGACTTTCAACCCCTGCTATCGGAAAAAACCGCAATTCTCAACTTTTATACCACCGACGACGATACCCATATTTTCATCCTGCGTTCGGGAGAGTCCCAACCCCGTCGTTTCACCTGCAAAGGACAGGGCAAAAAAACCCTACAACGGTGGTTAGGAGAAACTTGGGCGATGCCCTATCTCAGCGACAAAACCCAGTGGCGGAAACAAATGCCGGACACCCTGGCGGAAATTGCCCACCGCCTGGAACTCAACCGCCTGATCACCGAACACCTGCAAGACATGGAGGAATTAGTAATCGTTCCCCATCTCTTTCTACATCAAATCCCCTTCGTGGCGTTACCCATCCATCTCTCTTCGCCCACTGGGAAAGGGGCCGGGGGTGAGGGTTATCTCGGCGACAAATTCCTGATCCGATACGCCCCCAGTCTGCAAGTTCTCGGCTTCTGTCACCATCGGAGTCAGGTCTCCAGTACCGATTATGGCACCGCAGAAAACGCCAACGATGACCTGCCATTCAGCGGTTTCGAGGGGTTAAAAGTCGCGGAACTGTTCAAAATTGACCCCCAACGCCGCCTCATCGGTGCCGCAGCTACCCGCCAAAACTACCGGAAATTACTGGAAAACATCAACTGCCTGGTAAGCAGTCACCATGCCCAAAGTCGCTTTGACAATTCTCAGGAGTCGGGATTATACCTCAGCGACGGCACCATCAGCGTCAGCCAACTGTTTTCTCCCGGTTGGCGTTTCCCGCAATTAGAGGAAGTGTTCCTCTCCTGTTGCGAAACGGGGCTATTTCTGCCGGATAGTGCCATTGATGAACCCGTCGCCTTGAGTACCGGATTTCTCTGTGCCGGGGCGCGGGGTGTAATCGCCAGTCAGTGGTCAATTTACGACTGTTCAGCGGCGCTGTTATCGATTCTCTATCACGAACAACGGAAACAAGGGTTCAACCGGGTTCGCGCTTTGCAAACCGCACAACAAAAAATGCGCCAAATGACAGGGGCGGAGTTTAAGCAGCAGTATAAAGAGCCCGTGGAAGAGCATTTGAACGCTGAGAAGAATCGACTCCTTAATCGTCCCTTGACCTCCACCCGCGTCTACGATGCGAAACGACTGATTAAACAGTATGCCAACGACAAAGGTTGTCCGTTTGAGCATCCGGTACATTGGGGGGCGTTGGGATGTTACGGATTGGGGTGA
- a CDS encoding Uma2 family endonuclease, whose amino-acid sequence MVTETTTTPKSSIIYPESDGQPMADNTKQFRWIVTIQGGIDSLFEEDPNVFVAGDLLWYPVEGNNKLRVAPDVMVAFGRPKGDRGSYLQWKEDNIPPQVVFEVLSPGNTVIEMIKKLEFYQRYGVEEYYLYDPDKIDFLGWIRTENQLTRIETINGWVSPRLGVRFEMPESGLEIYRPDGRKFSTYLEEAQRAQQAEERAQQEAQRAQQAEERAHRLAEQMRELGIDPDAM is encoded by the coding sequence ATGGTTACAGAAACAACAACCACTCCAAAATCCTCAATCATCTACCCCGAAAGCGACGGTCAACCGATGGCAGATAACACCAAACAATTTCGTTGGATTGTCACCATTCAAGGAGGAATTGACTCCCTGTTTGAAGAAGACCCCAACGTATTTGTGGCCGGAGACCTACTTTGGTATCCCGTCGAAGGCAACAATAAACTGCGAGTCGCCCCAGATGTGATGGTCGCTTTTGGACGCCCCAAAGGCGATCGCGGGTCTTATCTGCAATGGAAAGAAGACAACATCCCTCCCCAAGTCGTCTTTGAAGTCTTGTCTCCCGGAAATACCGTGATAGAAATGATAAAAAAACTGGAATTTTATCAACGCTATGGCGTCGAAGAATACTATCTCTATGACCCGGATAAAATTGACTTCCTAGGTTGGATTCGCACGGAGAATCAACTCACCCGCATTGAAACCATCAATGGCTGGGTTTCTCCCCGGTTAGGCGTGAGATTTGAAATGCCCGAGTCCGGGTTAGAAATCTATCGTCCCGATGGTCGAAAATTCTCGACTTATCTTGAAGAAGCTCAACGGGCCCAACAAGCCGAAGAACGCGCCCAGCAAGAAGCTCAACGCGCCCAACAAGCCGAAGAACGCGCCCACCGCCTTGCGGAACAAATGCGGGAATTAGGCATTGACCCTGATGCGATGTAA
- a CDS encoding Uma2 family endonuclease, giving the protein MVTETTTTPKSSIIYPESDGQPMADNTEQFQWIVTIQGGIDSLFKEDPNVFVAGDLLWYPVEGNNKLRVAPDVMVAFGRPKGKRGSYLQWKEDNIPPQVVFEVLYPGNTLTEMAKKLEFYQRYGVEEYYLYDPDKIDLVGWIRTENQLTSIETINGWVSPRLGVRFELSEEGLELYRPDGRKFSTYIELDTERQQAEERANRLAEKLRELGLDPDAM; this is encoded by the coding sequence ATGGTTACAGAAACGACAACCACTCCCAAATCCTCAATCATCTACCCCGAAAGCGACGGTCAACCGATGGCAGATAACACCGAACAATTCCAATGGATTGTCACCATTCAAGGAGGAATTGACTCCCTGTTTAAAGAAGACCCCAACGTATTTGTCGCCGGAGACTTACTCTGGTATCCCGTCGAAGGCAACAATAAACTACGAGTCGCCCCCGATGTGATGGTCGCCTTTGGACGCCCCAAAGGAAAGCGCGGGTCTTATCTGCAATGGAAAGAAGACAACATCCCTCCCCAAGTCGTCTTTGAGGTCTTATACCCCGGGAATACCTTAACCGAAATGGCGAAAAAACTGGAATTTTATCAACGCTATGGCGTCGAAGAATACTATCTCTATGACCCGGATAAAATTGACTTGGTAGGTTGGATTCGCACCGAGAATCAACTCACCAGCATTGAAACCATCAATGGCTGGGTTTCTCCCCGGTTAGGCGTGCGATTTGAACTGTCCGAAGAAGGGTTAGAACTCTACCGTCCCGATGGTCGAAAATTCTCCACTTATATTGAATTAGACACCGAACGCCAACAAGCCGAAGAACGTGCTAACCGCCTCGCGGAAAAACTTCGGGAATTAGGCCTTGACCCTGATGCGATGTAA
- a CDS encoding DUF1822 family protein has product MNTQELFGQLIPIPPQINLHLQRLAATLEPSQFQGIAERAMAVWVVHRYLQRFDYQSDFRTSSAWNVAAQVLTDLADLEIFEDSRSLGIVECIPLAADAESLEIPEQAVMGDRIAYIAVEMNAEKTWGKIIGFTPALETEYPELSIDRQDLLECDRLLDLLELAAPLADASRFSELESYWSGWSECFEEQRQAVVAQLEKALLLETLEPLQVESAAQELEALIAQSVADSGRELAVREDAEDESRQELRSILRRLFESLRQLED; this is encoded by the coding sequence ATGAACACTCAAGAATTATTCGGTCAACTAATTCCGATTCCACCCCAAATCAATCTCCATTTACAAAGGCTGGCGGCGACCCTGGAACCCTCCCAATTCCAAGGGATTGCGGAAAGAGCGATGGCGGTTTGGGTGGTGCATCGCTATCTGCAACGGTTCGATTATCAATCTGATTTTCGCACCAGTAGCGCCTGGAATGTCGCCGCCCAGGTTTTAACGGATTTGGCGGATTTAGAAATCTTTGAAGATAGCCGCAGTTTGGGAATTGTAGAATGTATCCCCCTCGCTGCGGATGCGGAAAGTTTGGAGATTCCTGAACAGGCGGTAATGGGCGATCGCATCGCCTATATTGCGGTAGAAATGAATGCCGAAAAGACTTGGGGAAAAATCATCGGATTTACTCCCGCCCTAGAAACCGAATATCCAGAATTGAGTATCGATCGCCAAGACTTGTTAGAATGCGATCGGCTGTTGGATTTATTGGAACTCGCTGCACCTCTGGCAGACGCATCCCGATTTTCTGAATTAGAATCCTATTGGTCAGGTTGGAGTGAATGCTTTGAGGAACAACGCCAAGCGGTTGTCGCCCAATTGGAAAAAGCTTTATTATTAGAAACCCTCGAACCTCTGCAAGTGGAGTCTGCCGCCCAGGAACTGGAAGCGTTAATCGCCCAATCGGTGGCGGATTCGGGGCGAGAATTGGCAGTTCGAGAAGATGCCGAAGATGAGTCCCGCCAAGAATTGCGATCGATTTTGCGGCGGTTGTTTGAGTCTTTGCGGCAACTGGAAGACTAA